One genomic segment of Natrononativus amylolyticus includes these proteins:
- a CDS encoding peptidoglycan DD-metalloendopeptidase family protein, with amino-acid sequence MSTHDDGHGCQTPEHTGSCGQPDDMEAVQRRIDRRKLELTAEEFAAKAREHRERLEDDGVSRRSVLGGAAGLAAAGFLAPVAFSETADAHGTHEPIYTTGNLNVRSQPTTGAGVVKTAQEGTGMIIESGPYSNDGHTWWEVRVNGCGNDTSRVEGYVAEDWTAHPNFSYGTWGSVSSIWGDDRSHGYHRGIDIANDRGTPIFAARQGTVTYAGWASGYGNVVYIDHGNGYESRYAHLSEFRTSQGAWVSAGERIGDMGCTGTCTGDHLHFEIRRDGSDLNWPQVRHANQWLNTAIPRNFPGISGAVYPGYPY; translated from the coding sequence ATGTCGACACATGACGATGGACACGGTTGCCAGACACCCGAACACACCGGTAGCTGCGGCCAGCCGGACGATATGGAGGCGGTCCAGCGCCGGATCGACCGCCGGAAGCTCGAGCTGACCGCCGAGGAGTTCGCCGCGAAGGCTCGAGAGCACCGCGAACGGCTCGAGGACGACGGGGTGAGCCGCCGGTCGGTCCTCGGCGGGGCGGCGGGGCTCGCCGCGGCGGGCTTCCTCGCGCCGGTCGCCTTCTCGGAGACCGCCGACGCACACGGCACCCACGAGCCGATCTACACGACCGGTAACCTCAACGTCCGCAGCCAGCCGACCACCGGCGCGGGCGTCGTCAAGACCGCCCAGGAGGGCACCGGGATGATCATCGAGAGCGGCCCGTACAGTAACGACGGCCACACCTGGTGGGAGGTCCGGGTCAACGGCTGTGGCAACGACACGAGCCGCGTCGAGGGCTACGTCGCCGAGGACTGGACCGCCCACCCCAACTTCTCCTACGGCACCTGGGGCTCCGTCTCCTCGATCTGGGGCGACGACCGCTCCCACGGCTACCACCGCGGCATCGACATCGCCAACGACCGCGGCACGCCGATCTTCGCCGCCCGCCAGGGCACCGTCACCTACGCCGGCTGGGCCAGCGGCTACGGGAACGTGGTCTACATCGACCACGGCAACGGCTACGAGAGCCGCTACGCCCACCTCTCGGAGTTCCGCACCTCACAGGGGGCGTGGGTCAGCGCCGGCGAGCGCATCGGCGACATGGGCTGTACCGGCACCTGTACCGGCGACCACCTCCACTTCGAGATCCGACGCGACGGATCGGACCTGAACTGGCCCCAGGTCCGCCACGCCAACCAGTGGCTGAACACCGCGATCCCGCGGAACTTCCCCGGCATCAGCGGCGCGGTCTACCCCGGCTACCCCTACTGA
- a CDS encoding BGTF surface domain-containing protein, translating into MTGNYKDKSRAVLMAALMVFSVFAMAVAPGAVVADHAEDTSVDLSESDRVYVGQDATLTIDDADGEQMIDLYEGDEDDLGDWVREFEVSQGDEIEFSVGDSGSYVLTGVSVDDDTGAVEATGDSSDRHQFTVRSHELTADFEDDMIANVDGSSTTLEIDSSRSSFATEVSEENLSASQLTDIFTDADDEHAEDGYVVLEDRGDFNADFSDIPAGDYEFVFESADTSASDTAEITVTDEDVSLNFVESTNVEERSNIAGIDLELDNTDEAYVVVGDEDDVNYEVVLHITNAEENTTLDINTAEAHNVDEGDTGSHAAFDSDDADVEIEEVLAGGLSSALAAGDYELAIGQGWDTDADDGAGELLQEHDTAFLTLEDRTELSEDAVTVWTAPADSVSDVDDYEDATVTETDSITAGDDLLVTVDIESFHAYFGDASDLSELDEHFALELHELDHSPNADPLTWSTDGSGDHSLDVTIIEANQDEGHLVLTVDYEDADELEIGDDYEVEFTILEDDYYLDDDESASSEFSTEERELAWDEDVAEVPANENSTVSGTTNVAPGTDVDTRVRAPGVFVSSATTVVDGDGTFDTTFDFSAYESGTEFVLTATEAEGTEDEVNGVLTESTDEEPEQDLDVVGEAPSSVDVGDDATLDVTITNNGAENATFDFAVTIDGEEVEGHEKELAGEDSWEGSFDIPTDEEGEVSWEVTAGDASDSGSVAVEGEDDGTDDGTDDGTDDGVDDGDDGIDDGDADDGDDDDEPSDDDGQPGFGIAVAIVALLGAAMLALRRQN; encoded by the coding sequence ATGACAGGCAACTACAAAGACAAGTCACGTGCAGTCCTCATGGCTGCGCTGATGGTCTTCTCCGTGTTTGCGATGGCTGTCGCCCCTGGCGCAGTCGTTGCAGACCACGCCGAGGATACTTCGGTCGACCTCTCAGAGTCCGACCGTGTATACGTCGGCCAAGACGCAACACTCACGATTGACGATGCAGATGGCGAACAGATGATCGACCTCTACGAAGGCGACGAGGACGATCTGGGCGACTGGGTCCGTGAATTCGAAGTCTCCCAGGGAGATGAGATTGAGTTCTCCGTTGGTGACTCCGGTTCCTACGTGCTTACCGGTGTTAGCGTCGACGACGACACTGGAGCTGTCGAGGCAACCGGCGACTCCAGCGACAGGCACCAGTTCACCGTCCGCAGCCACGAGCTGACGGCTGACTTCGAGGACGACATGATCGCGAACGTTGACGGCTCGAGCACGACGCTCGAGATCGACTCCTCGCGCTCCTCGTTCGCCACTGAAGTTAGTGAAGAGAACCTGAGCGCCAGCCAGCTCACAGACATCTTCACGGATGCTGATGACGAGCACGCTGAGGACGGCTACGTCGTCCTCGAGGACCGCGGTGACTTCAACGCTGACTTCAGCGACATCCCCGCAGGCGACTACGAGTTCGTCTTCGAGTCCGCTGACACGAGCGCATCTGACACGGCAGAGATCACCGTGACTGACGAAGACGTCTCCCTGAACTTCGTCGAGTCGACCAACGTCGAAGAACGCAGCAACATTGCGGGCATCGACCTTGAACTCGACAACACCGACGAAGCATACGTTGTTGTCGGTGACGAAGACGACGTCAACTACGAGGTTGTTCTCCACATCACGAACGCTGAGGAGAACACCACCCTTGACATCAACACCGCAGAGGCCCACAACGTAGATGAGGGCGACACTGGCAGCCACGCTGCTTTCGACTCTGACGACGCTGATGTCGAGATCGAGGAGGTCTTAGCTGGTGGTCTCAGCAGCGCTCTCGCCGCTGGTGACTACGAGCTCGCAATCGGTCAGGGCTGGGACACTGACGCTGACGATGGCGCTGGTGAACTCCTGCAGGAGCACGACACCGCGTTCCTGACCCTTGAAGACCGCACCGAGCTCAGCGAGGACGCAGTCACGGTCTGGACTGCCCCCGCTGACTCCGTGAGCGACGTTGACGACTACGAGGACGCCACGGTCACCGAGACGGACTCGATCACCGCTGGTGACGACCTGCTCGTGACCGTCGACATCGAGAGCTTCCACGCGTACTTCGGTGACGCGAGCGACCTCTCCGAGCTCGACGAGCACTTCGCGCTTGAGCTCCACGAGCTCGACCACTCGCCAAACGCTGACCCACTCACCTGGAGCACCGACGGCTCGGGTGACCACAGCCTTGACGTGACGATCATCGAGGCCAACCAGGATGAGGGCCACCTCGTCCTTACGGTTGACTACGAGGACGCTGACGAACTCGAGATCGGTGACGACTACGAAGTCGAATTCACCATCCTCGAGGACGACTACTACCTCGACGATGACGAGAGCGCATCCAGCGAATTCTCGACTGAAGAGCGCGAACTGGCGTGGGACGAGGACGTTGCGGAAGTCCCCGCTAACGAGAACTCCACCGTCTCCGGTACGACGAACGTTGCACCCGGTACGGATGTCGACACGCGCGTCCGCGCCCCCGGTGTGTTCGTCTCCTCGGCAACCACTGTTGTCGACGGTGACGGAACGTTCGACACCACGTTCGACTTCTCGGCATACGAGAGCGGCACCGAGTTCGTTCTGACCGCGACGGAAGCCGAAGGCACTGAGGACGAGGTTAACGGCGTGCTCACCGAGAGCACCGACGAGGAACCCGAGCAGGACCTCGACGTTGTCGGTGAGGCACCCTCGAGCGTTGACGTCGGCGACGACGCCACCCTCGACGTGACCATCACGAACAACGGCGCGGAGAACGCGACGTTCGACTTCGCTGTCACGATCGACGGCGAGGAAGTCGAGGGTCACGAGAAGGAACTCGCGGGTGAGGACTCGTGGGAAGGCTCCTTCGACATCCCAACCGATGAGGAAGGCGAAGTCAGCTGGGAAGTCACCGCAGGTGACGCCTCTGACTCCGGCTCCGTTGCAGTCGAAGGCGAGGACGACGGCACCGATGACGGCACCGACGACGGCACCGACGATGGTGTCGACGACGGCGACGACGGCATCGACGACGGCGACGCCGACGACGGCGACGACGACGACGAGCCGTCTGACGACGACGGCCAGCCCGGATTCGGCATCGCTGTCGCGATCGTCGCACTCCTCGGCGCTGCCATGCTGGCACTCCGCCGCCAGAACTAA
- a CDS encoding NUDIX hydrolase — MPTDPLAWETLDSRVAYSCPGFVVVNETVQLPDGTETDFDYLSEPASVAVLPFTPADDVVCIEEWRQAVDRVNRGLPVGTTEPDDATLEAAARRELAEETGHEADALEPLVTVEPANGIADSLLHLFVARGCRPTAEQDLDHDESIRVRTAPFDDLLEAVGAGEIRDGRTVLAVTYYRLFVDGDAEK, encoded by the coding sequence ATGCCCACTGATCCACTCGCCTGGGAGACCCTCGACAGCCGGGTAGCCTACTCCTGTCCGGGGTTCGTTGTGGTTAACGAGACCGTTCAGCTTCCCGATGGAACCGAGACGGACTTCGACTACCTGAGCGAGCCAGCGAGCGTGGCCGTCCTCCCGTTTACGCCCGCCGACGACGTCGTCTGCATCGAGGAGTGGCGCCAGGCCGTCGACCGCGTCAATCGCGGACTGCCGGTCGGCACGACCGAACCCGACGACGCGACCCTCGAGGCGGCCGCCCGACGCGAACTCGCCGAGGAGACCGGCCACGAGGCCGACGCCCTCGAGCCGCTGGTGACCGTCGAACCGGCGAACGGGATCGCCGACTCGCTCTTGCACCTCTTCGTCGCCAGGGGCTGTCGACCGACGGCCGAACAGGACCTCGACCACGACGAGAGCATCCGCGTGCGAACGGCCCCGTTCGACGACCTCCTCGAGGCCGTCGGCGCGGGCGAGATCCGCGACGGACGGACGGTGCTCGCCGTCACCTACTACCGACTGTTCGTCGACGGTGACGCCGAAAAATAG
- a CDS encoding PadR family transcriptional regulator, with the protein MDQLTGFQRDLLYVIAGMERPSGQEILDDINRYIDQPVTHGRLYPNLDTLVEQELVEKGQLDRRTNYYALTPKGRRVLEQRQEWVNRYVDV; encoded by the coding sequence ATGGATCAACTAACCGGCTTCCAACGCGACCTGCTGTACGTCATCGCGGGAATGGAGCGGCCGTCAGGCCAGGAAATTCTCGACGACATCAACCGCTACATCGACCAGCCCGTGACACACGGTCGGCTGTACCCCAATCTCGATACGCTCGTCGAGCAAGAACTCGTTGAGAAGGGGCAGCTCGACCGCCGAACGAACTACTACGCCCTGACGCCGAAGGGACGACGGGTACTCGAGCAACGCCAGGAGTGGGTCAACCGGTACGTCGACGTGTAG